In Campylobacter sp. MG1, the following are encoded in one genomic region:
- a CDS encoding BspA family leucine-rich repeat surface protein — protein MKKYFPKDKAELSRLVKNPKIDLKLIDTSVITDMSYLFKNSLRADLADINHWDFSNVLSVKAMFENAILTKENCLNTNKCKDFSYIFNQTNLALDGMGKITTKISLDMKSCEEFRFFMVGVDMDYDNLELKNLNLKKLSESPFFDIYRHSHKSYKDFLLRHANIRKNGEKYQPKNRFELKLLVFCIDDLSLIDTSRIINLSFVFDGSTRSDFSGLKSWELGQVRDTSYMFKTP, from the coding sequence ATGAAAAAGTATTTTCCAAAGGACAAGGCTGAATTATCAAGACTAGTTAAAAATCCAAAAATAGATTTAAAGCTAATTGATACAAGCGTAATTACTGATATGAGCTATCTTTTTAAGAATAGTTTAAGAGCTGATTTAGCTGATATAAACCACTGGGATTTTAGCAATGTTTTAAGCGTTAAAGCTATGTTTGAAAACGCCATACTAACAAAGGAAAATTGCCTAAACACTAATAAATGCAAGGATTTTTCTTATATTTTCAATCAAACAAATCTAGCTTTAGATGGTATGGGTAAAATCACCACTAAAATCAGCCTTGATATGAAAAGTTGTGAAGAGTTTAGGTTTTTTATGGTTGGGGTGGATATGGATTATGATAATTTAGAGCTTAAAAACCTAAATCTAAAAAAGCTTAGTGAAAGCCCATTTTTTGATATTTATCGCCATAGTCATAAATCATACAAAGATTTTTTACTCCGTCACGCAAACATTAGAAAAAACGGCGAAAAATATCAGCCCAAAAACAGATTTGAGCTAAAACTTTTGGTATTTTGCATAGATGATTTAAGCCTTATTGATACTTCTAGGATAATTAATTTGAGTTTTGTTTTTGATGGTAGCACTAGGAGTGATTTTAGTGGCTTAAAATCGTGGGAGCTTGGGCAAGTTAGAGATACTTCATATATGTTTAAAACGCCATAA
- a CDS encoding DUF262 domain-containing protein has product MNETKSEIKFNLSDENPVGSNVSSFSALASELELSIPDYQRPYVWEIKQTRMLLKDIENTKDGALLGSIILHKTENKADDGKTIYEVIDGQQRLTTIKLILMASLNNHNNLKELLEKYNNYLKDVSFFHKISQDNIKTNYEYIKNYLSNEDKAKDFLENLEKTQFIIVATTNADDAFIFFDNTNSKGKKLESYDLIKAFHLQSLSQKSTFLENNEARYFEKLIKQQDYPNSLDISYFINSILTPIRLWTRGKKIYKGFNKLSFAEFCKEDLDNISKYDNGIMRDFAIGSEFFEYFRKYAKILEYVKSLDFLKDLNNPDIKSKVNILTGVRMCLVAYIDKFNCANFDYVALLITRAVYSQRIVEGSISCSKNALDILKIIHFSTYESDLANQLELFIEKCYQEEKNEHKGAERNESKKYLEEIREKYEKYGILGHYLGEQNGAK; this is encoded by the coding sequence ATGAATGAGACTAAAAGTGAGATTAAATTTAATCTAAGCGATGAAAATCCAGTAGGTTCTAATGTCTCAAGTTTTAGTGCTTTGGCAAGTGAATTAGAACTTAGCATACCTGATTATCAACGCCCTTATGTATGGGAGATAAAGCAAACAAGAATGCTTTTAAAAGATATTGAAAATACTAAAGATGGAGCCTTGCTGGGCTCTATTATTTTGCATAAAACTGAAAATAAAGCAGATGATGGCAAAACAATTTATGAAGTAATAGACGGACAGCAAAGACTAACTACAATTAAGCTTATTTTAATGGCTTCTTTAAACAACCATAATAATTTAAAAGAACTTTTAGAAAAATATAATAACTATTTAAAAGATGTAAGCTTTTTTCATAAAATTTCTCAAGATAATATCAAGACTAATTACGAGTATATTAAAAACTATTTGAGTAATGAAGATAAGGCTAAAGATTTTTTAGAAAATCTAGAAAAAACTCAATTTATAATAGTAGCTACAACAAATGCCGATGATGCTTTTATATTTTTTGACAATACCAACTCAAAAGGCAAAAAGCTAGAAAGTTATGATTTAATCAAAGCTTTTCATTTACAAAGTTTAAGCCAAAAAAGCACATTTTTAGAAAATAATGAAGCTAGGTATTTTGAAAAGCTAATAAAACAGCAAGATTATCCTAATTCTCTTGATATTTCTTATTTTATAAATAGTATTCTAACTCCGATTAGATTATGGACTAGAGGTAAAAAAATATACAAAGGCTTTAATAAACTAAGTTTTGCTGAGTTTTGCAAAGAAGATTTAGACAATATATCAAAATATGACAATGGTATTATGAGGGATTTTGCGATAGGTAGTGAGTTTTTTGAATATTTTAGAAAATACGCAAAAATACTTGAGTATGTAAAAAGCTTAGATTTTTTAAAAGATTTAAATAATCCAGATATTAAAAGTAAGGTAAATATTTTAACAGGCGTTAGAATGTGCTTGGTGGCTTATATAGATAAGTTTAATTGTGCTAATTTTGATTATGTAGCCTTGCTAATTACTAGAGCTGTTTATTCGCAAAGGATAGTTGAAGGTAGTATTAGTTGCTCAAAAAATGCTTTAGATATTTTAAAAATCATTCATTTTAGCACCTATGAAAGTGATTTGGCTAATCAGTTAGAGCTTTTTATAGAAAAGTGCTATCAAGAAGAAAAAAACGAGCATAAAGGTGCAGAAAGAAACGAAAGTAAAAAATATTTAGAAGAAATACGTGAAAAATACGAAAAATATGGAATTTTAGGTCATTACTTAGGAGAGCAAAATGGAGCAAAATAA
- a CDS encoding DUF262 domain-containing protein translates to MEQNKKYKQVKKAISVICTINKLNEKNNNIQFKKTFTIPPYQRLYAWKDEQIKALLDDFRNCIEHNNKQEDESNEKSHFIGNVVVAKKEEKNELIDGQQRLTTIWLVLRYLLKKDFKAEDYFDIEMPIREEDIQAINEYCGSNNKDLDECFNDANNTNAGFKNAFKFFEAYFSKDGKDLKKEFINFIKKEVKFNLVILSDQVELNKYFVRMNNTGVQLDGTDILKARLLEKIHSDENTQNEVTKYARIFDECSQMNYFSDFGFVNNSENNNMIGESQKIEKIIQWHKISKKEDKKKERAEFESIIDFPTFVLHVFKILSRQELKEGSDKKIFKIGTQISIKKDKFLENTWDCLEFNNNCGAKIAIKIISALKDYRIIFDTFVIKRKSDDDENVYKLWNRFKKNDKNIWDEVKDDKKDDLKNLAIIQNYLRVARRGDNANYHHFLTHYLEFCKNEIVEKQKEITNENCLDKLKDNDNADNLRKYLKNIDDFLACKMIEDGSNLIYTLKDFENKPCEKQNINFDFLNYNNRGNYKINLTYWFHRLEYYLLIGNYYTNQELGADFKEKFEKYKSGYYFRNINSVEHILAQHEEEQTNNKIDKNVLHSFGNLALISSSENSSLSNQGYEKKRIDFNNNKIISLKLFDVFKNEKYKEGKWLSKQIKDHQNAMLKVLQKSFENT, encoded by the coding sequence ATGGAGCAAAATAAAAAATACAAACAAGTTAAAAAAGCAATATCAGTAATTTGCACTATCAATAAACTAAATGAAAAAAACAATAATATACAATTTAAGAAAACTTTTACAATCCCTCCTTATCAAAGGCTTTATGCTTGGAAAGATGAGCAAATAAAAGCTCTTTTAGATGATTTTAGAAATTGTATTGAGCATAATAACAAGCAAGAAGATGAAAGTAATGAAAAATCTCATTTTATAGGTAATGTTGTAGTAGCTAAAAAAGAAGAGAAAAATGAGCTTATAGATGGACAGCAAAGACTGACTACTATTTGGCTAGTTTTAAGGTATTTGTTAAAAAAAGATTTTAAGGCAGAAGATTATTTTGATATAGAAATGCCTATTAGAGAAGAAGATATTCAAGCGATAAATGAATATTGCGGTAGTAATAATAAAGATTTAGATGAGTGTTTTAATGACGCAAATAACACTAACGCAGGTTTTAAAAATGCTTTTAAATTTTTTGAAGCATATTTTAGTAAAGATGGTAAAGATTTAAAAAAAGAATTTATTAATTTTATAAAAAAAGAAGTTAAGTTTAATTTAGTTATTTTAAGTGACCAAGTAGAGCTAAATAAATACTTTGTAAGAATGAATAACACAGGCGTTCAGCTTGATGGCACAGATATTTTAAAGGCAAGATTATTAGAAAAAATACATAGTGATGAGAATACACAAAATGAAGTTACAAAATACGCTAGGATATTTGATGAATGTTCGCAGATGAATTATTTTTCAGATTTTGGTTTTGTAAATAATAGTGAGAACAATAACATGATAGGTGAGAGCCAAAAAATTGAAAAAATAATTCAATGGCATAAAATAAGTAAAAAAGAAGATAAGAAAAAAGAACGAGCCGAGTTTGAGAGTATAATTGATTTTCCTACTTTTGTTTTGCATGTTTTTAAGATTTTATCAAGGCAAGAATTAAAAGAAGGATCTGATAAAAAGATTTTCAAAATAGGAACACAAATATCAATAAAAAAAGATAAATTCCTTGAAAATACTTGGGATTGTTTAGAATTTAATAATAATTGTGGAGCAAAAATAGCGATAAAAATAATAAGTGCATTAAAAGATTATAGAATCATCTTTGATACCTTTGTGATAAAAAGAAAATCTGATGATGATGAAAATGTGTATAAGTTATGGAATAGATTTAAAAAGAATGATAAAAATATTTGGGATGAAGTGAAAGATGATAAAAAAGATGATTTAAAAAATTTAGCAATTATTCAAAACTATCTAAGAGTAGCAAGGCGTGGAGATAATGCCAACTACCACCACTTTTTAACGCATTATTTAGAATTTTGTAAAAACGAAATCGTAGAAAAGCAAAAAGAAATAACTAATGAAAATTGTTTGGATAAGTTAAAAGATAATGATAATGCAGATAATCTTAGAAAATATCTAAAAAACATTGATGATTTCTTGGCTTGCAAAATGATTGAAGATGGTTCAAATTTAATTTATACTTTAAAAGATTTTGAAAATAAACCTTGTGAAAAACAAAATATAAATTTTGATTTTTTAAACTACAATAATCGTGGAAATTATAAAATAAATCTTACTTATTGGTTTCACCGTTTGGAATATTATTTATTAATTGGTAATTATTATACAAATCAAGAATTAGGAGCAGATTTTAAAGAGAAGTTTGAAAAATATAAAAGTGGCTATTATTTTAGAAATATTAATTCGGTAGAGCATATCTTAGCCCAGCATGAAGAAGAACAAACTAATAATAAAATAGATAAAAATGTTTTGCATTCGTTTGGCAATTTAGCCCTTATTAGCTCTAGCGAGAACTCTAGCCTAAGCAACCAAGGATATGAAAAGAAAAGAATAGATTTTAACAATAATAAAATTATAAGTTTAAAACTATTTGATGTATTTAAAAATGAAAAATATAAAGAAGGTAAATGGTTATCAAAGCAAATTAAAGACCACCAAAATGCAATGCTAAAAGTCTTACAAAAATCATTTGAAAATACATAA
- a CDS encoding AAA family ATPase: MKERILKMKKDLSLGLVGKDEIINLSILCFLAGESVFYYGPPGTAKSLVARRISNIFKDANYFEYLMNRFSTPEEVFGPLSLTSLKNDELKRQIEGFLPTSNVVFLDEIWKSSPAILNTLLTIINEKIYKNGKDIIDVPLLGLIAASNEFPDEGEGLEALYDRFLMRLVVPRLTQKRDLTKLLNGNEQGANVDITNAFSLDELKMIKEYSLKVRLGKEVIDAIIDIKKELAKIEIDVSERRLLKAIKIIKTSVYLSGRDEMICEDLELLKHCFWTNLDDIKSVSDIIDKYTKSEFLKNANKNIELNSEFYKYINSMLVSKFPDIKSIPNDSGLSTFYLAVHSDVLNKKLDLIFNPSNAFSVNELGDINFKLDMNSVFLAKDNKIIEKIPLKSNDIRFIKMGFNAVCDKLESVELNSGTYENIFLGFSIKLGMDNKEELLSIAKTMRDNL; this comes from the coding sequence ATGAAAGAACGCATTTTAAAAATGAAAAAGGATTTAAGCCTTGGGCTTGTTGGTAAAGATGAGATTATAAATCTTAGTATTTTGTGCTTTTTAGCAGGTGAGAGTGTGTTTTACTATGGACCTCCTGGAACTGCAAAAAGCTTGGTAGCTAGAAGAATTAGCAATATTTTTAAAGACGCAAATTATTTTGAATATCTTATGAATAGATTTAGCACTCCTGAAGAAGTCTTTGGACCATTATCGCTTACTTCACTTAAAAACGATGAGCTAAAACGCCAAATTGAAGGTTTTTTGCCAACTTCTAATGTGGTGTTTTTAGATGAGATTTGGAAAAGCTCACCTGCAATACTCAACACGCTTTTAACGATAATTAACGAAAAAATCTATAAAAATGGCAAAGATATAATAGATGTGCCTTTGCTTGGACTTATTGCTGCAAGTAATGAATTCCCTGATGAAGGAGAAGGATTAGAAGCATTATATGACAGGTTTTTAATGAGACTTGTAGTGCCAAGACTTACTCAAAAAAGAGATTTAACAAAGCTTTTAAATGGTAATGAACAAGGTGCAAATGTAGATATTACAAATGCTTTTAGCCTAGATGAATTAAAAATGATAAAAGAATATTCTCTTAAAGTAAGGCTTGGTAAAGAAGTAATAGACGCGATAATTGATATTAAAAAAGAATTAGCAAAGATTGAAATAGATGTAAGCGAAAGAAGGCTTTTAAAGGCTATTAAGATAATAAAAACTAGCGTTTATTTAAGCGGTAGAGATGAGATGATTTGCGAGGATTTAGAGCTTTTGAAGCATTGTTTTTGGACTAATTTAGATGATATAAAATCAGTCAGTGATATTATTGATAAATACACTAAAAGTGAGTTTTTGAAAAACGCAAATAAGAACATAGAGCTAAATAGTGAATTTTATAAATACATAAACTCAATGCTAGTTAGTAAATTTCCTGATATTAAAAGTATCCCAAATGATAGTGGTTTAAGCACTTTTTATCTAGCAGTGCATTCAGATGTGCTTAATAAAAAGCTTGATTTAATCTTTAATCCTAGTAATGCTTTTAGCGTAAATGAGTTAGGTGATATTAATTTTAAATTAGATATGAATAGTGTTTTTTTGGCTAAAGATAATAAAATTATAGAAAAAATCCCACTTAAATCAAACGATATAAGATTTATAAAAATGGGCTTTAATGCTGTATGCGACAAGCTTGAAAGTGTAGAATTAAACAGCGGAACTTATGAAAATATTTTCTTAGGGTTTAGCATAAAGCTTGGTATGGATAATAAAGAAGAGCTTTTAAGCATTGCAAAAACTATGAGAGATAATCTATGA
- a CDS encoding BspA family leucine-rich repeat surface protein: protein MKKVKTAIELKALCDDLNTNLHDIDTSLITDMSELFKDSSRSDFSFINTWDTSNVVNMSSMFENCINLNEKLEIDVRFLKYADKMFYNCTNLDLRNISFKNFDVSNLNSLAGMLVGCINRAEFITRYLKLNFLNGLLLPNNTSELEFILNDNTIPLNLIDISRLTNTDFVFKHSDRTDFKGVESWSNVNSYTFANSKASDELLKTLNIKAIIVNFKYRPTTKDELIELIKDENIYLGDIDTSLITDMSYLFYRINRRNFSGINKWNTSNVTNMAGMFYGCIYFNESLSLDTRNVTNMVGMFYGCESFNQKLYFNTSNVESMKTMFCGCSKFNQKLDFDTKKVKYFSSMFDNCSSCTQVYEFNCNSIIDLSRCVNGVYFTFENTSARILQIVSEN, encoded by the coding sequence ATGAAAAAAGTAAAAACAGCAATTGAATTAAAAGCACTTTGTGATGATTTGAATACTAATTTGCATGATATTGATACGAGTTTAATTACTGATATGAGCGAGCTTTTTAAAGATAGTTCTAGGAGTGATTTTAGCTTTATAAATACTTGGGATACTAGCAATGTTGTTAATATGAGCTCTATGTTTGAAAACTGCATAAATCTAAACGAAAAGCTTGAAATTGATGTGAGATTTTTAAAATATGCGGATAAGATGTTTTATAACTGCACTAATTTGGATTTAAGAAATATAAGTTTTAAGAATTTTGATGTTTCAAATCTTAATTCATTAGCTGGAATGCTAGTTGGTTGCATAAATAGAGCTGAATTTATTACAAGATATCTTAAGCTTAATTTTCTAAATGGTCTTTTGCTTCCTAATAATACTTCTGAATTAGAGTTTATCCTAAACGATAACACCATACCGCTAAATCTTATTGATATAAGCAGATTAACTAATACTGATTTTGTTTTTAAACACAGCGATAGGACTGATTTTAAAGGGGTTGAGAGCTGGAGTAATGTAAATTCTTATACTTTTGCTAATTCTAAGGCAAGTGATGAACTTTTAAAAACTTTAAATATAAAAGCCATTATTGTAAATTTTAAATATAGACCTACAACAAAAGATGAATTAATAGAACTTATAAAAGATGAAAATATTTATCTAGGAGATATTGATACGAGCCTAATAACTGATATGAGTTATTTGTTTTACAGAATTAATCGTAGGAATTTTTCAGGAATTAATAAATGGAATACAAGCAATGTTACAAATATGGCAGGTATGTTTTATGGTTGTATTTATTTTAATGAAAGTCTTAGTCTTGATACGAGAAATGTTACTAATATGGTGGGTATGTTTTATGGTTGCGAAAGTTTTAATCAAAAACTTTATTTTAATACTTCTAATGTAGAGAGTATGAAAACTATGTTTTGTGGATGTAGTAAGTTTAATCAAAAACTTGATTTTGATACTAAAAAAGTGAAATATTTTTCTAGTATGTTTGATAACTGTAGTAGTTGTACTCAAGTTTATGAATTTAATTGTAATAGTATTATAGATTTATCTAGGTGTGTTAATGGGGTTTATTTTACTTTTGAAAATACTTCTGCAAGAATTTTACAAATTGTTTCAGAAAATTAA
- a CDS encoding BspA family leucine-rich repeat surface protein, translating into MIKVKTKAELKALCDDLNANLQDIDTSLINDMSELFKDSLRSDFSFINHWDTSNVNDMSSMFENCVNLNEKLEIDVSSLRYANKMFYACNNLDLKNISLINFDILKVFECYSMIDGCANKSEFLFSNLKLNIKNAIVSPKNKAELMLLVCDESLPLAMIDTANIYDFRNLFAYSTRQNYDGLSKLKNKAFKSMFYKSNFYSDKIDVSAFLDPLKKTFKYFPKNKKELQTLIANPAIKLNEIDTGLITDMSDLFGGRADYEGVGEWDTSNVVSMSRMFAWCEDFNQGLEFDTKNVENMENMFYYCKSFNQKLEFNTSKIENFFSIK; encoded by the coding sequence ATGATAAAAGTAAAAACAAAAGCTGAGCTAAAAGCACTTTGTGATGATTTGAATGCTAATTTGCAAGATATTGATACGAGTTTAATAAACGATATGAGTGAGCTTTTTAAGGATAGCCTTAGGAGTGATTTTAGCTTTATAAACCATTGGGATACTAGCAATGTAAATGATATGAGCTCTATGTTTGAAAACTGCGTAAATCTAAACGAAAAGCTTGAAATTGATGTAAGTTCTTTAAGATATGCAAATAAGATGTTTTATGCTTGTAATAATCTTGATTTAAAAAACATTAGCTTAATTAACTTTGATATTTTAAAAGTTTTTGAATGCTATTCTATGATAGATGGATGTGCTAATAAGAGTGAGTTTTTGTTTAGTAATTTAAAATTAAATATTAAAAACGCCATAGTAAGTCCTAAAAATAAAGCCGAATTAATGCTACTTGTATGTGATGAAAGTTTGCCTTTAGCTATGATTGATACTGCAAATATTTATGATTTTAGAAATCTTTTTGCGTATTCAACTAGACAAAATTATGATGGATTAAGCAAGCTTAAAAATAAAGCTTTTAAATCAATGTTTTATAAAAGTAATTTTTATAGCGATAAAATAGATGTGAGTGCTTTTTTAGACCCATTAAAAAAAACTTTTAAATACTTTCCAAAAAATAAAAAAGAACTACAAACTTTAATCGCAAATCCAGCTATCAAGCTTAATGAGATAGATACAGGGTTAATTACCGATATGAGCGATTTATTTGGTGGTAGGGCTGATTATGAAGGGGTAGGCGAGTGGGATACTAGCAATGTTGTTAGTATGAGTAGGATGTTTGCTTGGTGCGAAGATTTTAATCAAGGGCTTGAATTTGATACAAAAAATGTAGAAAATATGGAAAATATGTTTTATTATTGTAAAAGTTTTAATCAAAAGCTTGAGTTCAATACTAGTAAGATAGAAAATTTTTTTTCAATTAAGTAA
- a CDS encoding DUF262 domain-containing protein, with product MSINSKIIDFTGLLGKNLIIPDYQRPYVWNENHIKTLLKDIESNKNITLLGSIVLYKTNKVTEDNETIYEVIDGQQRLTTIKLILIALGKDNESFFKKRQISSSNIAYKYKEKLRFFKRISKK from the coding sequence ATGAGTATAAATTCAAAAATTATTGATTTTACAGGACTTTTAGGTAAAAACTTAATTATACCAGACTATCAACGCCCTTATGTTTGGAATGAAAATCATATAAAAACGCTTTTAAAAGATATTGAAAGTAACAAAAATATAACATTGCTAGGTTCTATCGTTTTATACAAAACTAACAAAGTAACAGAAGATAATGAAACAATTTACGAGGTAATAGATGGACAGCAAAGGCTAACCACTATAAAGCTTATTTTGATAGCTTTAGGTAAAGATAATGAGAGTTTTTTTAAAAAACGCCAAATATCATCATCAAATATCGCATATAAATATAAAGAAAAATTACGATTTTTTAAAAGAATATCTAAAAAATAA